The following proteins are co-located in the Cutaneotrichosporon cavernicola HIS019 DNA, chromosome: 3 genome:
- the PRP40 gene encoding uncharacterized protein (mRNA splicing, via spliceosome): MSASPAPEAASQWKEYKNAEGRVYWSHGVTKQSVWEKPDELRTPFERAMGKTPWKQYASGGKPYYVNSLTKETVWNLPQDLVKLKEEVEALELAKREREHRKATGQASPTPPPDSDSDDGGALTHYRGRVAPTRTPEPEDEPITIPHGGFKNIPDAEEAFMYLLKREGIDETWTWDAAMRKVVLDPLFKALETLALKQTAFEKWQAQLVAEKAAARDARIAELRPKLRRLFAQGGIKSYHTVKTADKLFAGDKYWRRAKEERRLLLDEYTSELANHDAAAKKQRKEHCISALTKLIRTLDITVATRWHDAREIIARSDAFAADPLLGKMEPLDMLTVYDEYARALEREFDEESRRLRAEARRRARKARDGFRALLRELRDAGKLTRTSKWKETLPLLREEERYTCLLGVPGSTPLELWMDAVDDMQLAAEERASKIENALTAKIELETTFEAFDKLCADSGVTASEEAKREALEVIHARLAKAAAEEARRAERRRRHRIDDLRDALRHIRGLDAESTYDAALPLISDLAEFKVLEDDDRRTAFEKHTRRLRDKARTDSRDRRMSIDSDRDRDRDRRRELWDKDRDRDRDWRDRRDRDRERDRDRERERERDRERDRREHDRQRERRRDRSEDDRERETKRRRVSPASSRADKEEGEI; encoded by the exons aTGTCTGCCTCGCCCGCCCCCGAGGCCGCTTCACAATGG AAAGAGTACAAGAACGCCGAGGGGCGCGTGTACTGGTCGCATGGGGTGACCAAGCAGTCGGTTTGGGAGAAGCCGGATGAACTGCGCACGCCGTTCGAGCGCGCAATGGGCAAAACTCCATGGAAGCAGTATGCGAGCGGCGGCAAACCGTACTATGTCAACTCGCTCACTAAGGAGACTGTG tggAACCTCCCACAGGACCTGGTCAAGttgaaggaggaggttgaggcgcTGGAACTtgccaagcgcgagcgcgaacACCGCAAAGCTACAGGCCAAGCTTC acccACCCCCCCGCCCGATAGCGAtagcgacgacggcggcgcgttgACGCATTACCGCGGTCGCGTCGCACCCACACGTACCCCCGAACCCGAGGATGAACCGATCACCATCCCCCACGGAGGGTTCAAGAACATCCCCGATGCGGAAGAGGCTTTCATGTACCTCCTCAAACGGGAGGGTATCGATGAGACGTGGACGTGGGACGCGGCTATGCGTAAAGTCGTCCTGGACCCGCTCTTCAAAGCCCTCGAGACGCTTGCACTGAAACAAACGGCCTTTGAGAAATGGCAAGCCCAGCTGGtggccgagaaggcggcTGCGCGGGACGCTCGTATCGCCGAGTTGAGGCCCAAGCTGCGCCGCCTATTTGCACAGGGCGGGATCAAGAGCTACCATACTGTCAAGACGGCGGACAAGTTGTTCGCCGGCGACAAGTATTGGCGCCGGGCTAAGGAGGAGCGTCGGCTCTTGTTGGACGAGTATACGTCCGAGTTGGCCAACCATGACGCCGCAGCCAAGAAGCAGCGGAAGGAGCACTGCATCTCGGCGCTGACGAAGCTTATCCGGACGCTGGATATTACTGTTGCGACGCGGTGGCACGATGCGCGGGAGATTATCGCGCGCAGCGACGCGTTCGCTGCCGATCCCCTGCTCGGCAAGATGGAGCCACTGGACATGCTCACTGTATATGACGAGTATGCGCGTGCTCTTGAGCGCGAAtttgacgaggagagccgGCGTCTGCGTGCTGAggcgcgccggcgtgcCAGGAAGGCCCGAGATGGATTTAGGGCTCTTCTCCGCGAACTCCGTGACGCGGGCAAACTCACCCGCACGAGCAAGTGGAAGGAGACGctgcccctcctccgcgaggaggagcgatACACTTGCCTCCTCGGAGTGCCGGGAAGCACTCCACTCGAGTTGTGGATGGACGCCGTGGACGACAtgcagctcgcggccgaggagcgcgcaTCCAAGATCGAGAATGCGCTCACCGCCAagatcgagctcgagaccACCTTTGAGGCCTTTGACAAGCTTTGCGCCGACTCTGGCGTCACCGCTAGTGAGGAGgcgaagcgcgaggcgctggaAGTGATCCACGCGCGACTAGCCAAGGCCGCGGCGGAAGAGGCTCGTCGTGCTgagcggaggcggcggcaccGCATCGATGACCTGCGCGACGCCCTGCGCCACATacgcggcctcgacgctgAGAGCACGTACGACGCCGCGCTTCCGCTCATCTCCGACCTGGCTGAATTCAAGGTCttggaggacgacgaccggCGGACTGCATTTGAAAAACATACCCGCCGACTGAGGGACAAGGCGCGCACCGACTCGCGCGACCGACGGATGAGTATCGATTCCGACCGGGATCGGGATCGGGACAGGCGCCGCGAGCTGTGGGACAAGGACCGTGATAGGGACAGGGATTGGCGTGATCGCCGCGACCGGGATCGCGAGAGGGATCGTGAcagggagagagagagggagagggatCGCGAGAGGGATAGGCGCGAGCACGACCGGCAGAGGGAGCGGAGACGCGATcggagcgaggacgaccgTGAGCGCGAGACTAAGCGTCGTCGTGTGTCGCCTGCGTCGTCGCGggccgacaaggaggagggcgagataTAG
- a CDS encoding uncharacterized protein (Protein of unknown function (DUF3752)) produces the protein MSSDDETYGPALPPGLVRKKTTGPSPPRSIGSSRSPSKSQTKIGPSIGPALPRSLSPSSVGPSIGPSIPGPIGPSRPSPVGPSPPGRVGALPPRPPGPSLPPGPAVSPPSDDDSDDEIGPQLSDVTSVPQRSAADTFRDREARIARAREEAANAPKKPQRDEWMTLGPPTGLSHIDALKRPTQFQNKSREAAAVDQAWMETPVERAQRERDEAQGVKRKPTGEDERDRDTKRRRDKDDEMRRRVDEHNKSSRGASLMEQHQAKKKDASPPPIWDRERMMGVGSMLSGEERVKKIKDAANLGDRFGHGRGGAYM, from the exons ATGTCATCCGACGACGAAACCTATGGCCCAGCCCTCCCGCCAGGACTTGTGCGGAAGAAGACAACTGGTCCGTCACCTCCACGGTCTATTGgttcctcgcgctcgccgtccaaGAGCCAAACGAAGATTGGTCCCTCCATTGGCCCAGCGCTACctcgctctctctctccatcatCTGTAGGCCCCTCTATCGGCCCATCAATCCCAGGCCCTATCGGCCCATCAAGACCCAGTCCAGTTGGGCCATCACCTCCTGGCCGTGTCGGGGCCCTTCCCCCAAGACCCCCTGgtccctccctcccccccgGTCCGGCCGTCTCCCCTCCTtctgacgacgactcggacgacgagattgGCCCACAACTCTCAGATGTCACCTCTGTGCCCCAACGAtccgccgccgacaccTTCCGCGATCGCGAGGCGCGCAttgctcgcgcgcgcgaggaggccgctAACGCGCCGAAGAAGCCACAGCGCGACGAGTGGATGACCTTGGGCCCACCTACAGGACTATCACACATTGACGCATTGAAGCGCCCAACGCAATTCCAGAATAAgtcgcgcgaggcggccgccgtcgaccaGGCGTGGATGGAGACGCCGGTTGAACGGGCACAGCGTGAGCGAGACGAAGCGCAGGGAGTCAAGCGTAAGCCCActggcgaggatgagcgggATAGGGATACGAAGCGCCGGCgtgacaaggacgacgagatgcgACGCCGTGTCGACGAACACAAC aaATCGAGCCGCGGGGCGTCCCTCATGGAACAGCaccaggccaagaagaaggacgcttcgccgccgcctATTTGGGATCGCGAACGGATGATGGGCGTCGGGAGCATGTTGTCGGGTGAAGAGCGGGTCAAGAAGATCAAGGACGCTGCCAACCTCGGAGACCGGTTTGGACatgggcggggcggggcgTACATGTAA
- the PRP43 gene encoding uncharacterized protein (Helicase associated domain (HA2) Add an annotation): MSEPPAKRSKPSTPGASTPKENPYLAHLGGGRSQSPATGANGAGSGKVANPLAGLVPRKVTVDQAKAIMDGEHNPFKNLTPFSAQYKKILKQRKTLPVYDKMHEFLQIFEDNQITVMEGQTGSGKTTQIPQFVCYADLPQQRGKMVACTQPRRVAAMSVAQRVADEMDVQLGKQVGYSIRFEDMTEQGTTFLKYMTDGMLLREAMNDPLLERYSTVILDEAHERTLATDILMGLLKEVAKKRPDLKIIVMSATLDVEKFSKYFGDTNPTGRAPVVRVSGRTFPVETFFTQEPEQDYVEAAIRTVLYIHQAEDEGDVLLFLTGEEEIEDACRKIRAESEELENKGMGGPVLVVPLYSSLPPHQQQRIFQAAPPARNGLPGRKVVVSTNIAETSLTIDGIVYVVDPGFCKQKVYNPRIRVESLLVTPISKASAMQRAGRAGRTRPGKCFRLYTEKDFVKELEEQTHPEILRSNLANTVLELLKLGIKDLVHFDYMDAPAPETIMRALELLHYLAALDDNGDLTPLGEIMADIPLDPQLAKMLIVSPEFGCSNEMLSLASMLSVPMVFMRPANQRKEADQAKAQFTHPDGDHLTLLNVYHAYKQNEADAKNWCWNNYLNFRSLAHADNVRTQLKRNMEKWDLPLVSTAFEDKNYWNNIRQALSCGFFMQVAHKEGEKGSYSTIKDNQVVRLHLSCGLDHTPDWVIYNEFVLTTASFIRTVTEVRPEWLLEYAPQYFDPESFPENSETRRALQRVIAKKTGKSSSSGKRSKEDKKKRKERY, encoded by the exons ATGTCCGAGCCACCTGCCAAGCGTTCCAAGCCTTCGACCCCGGGTGCGTCTACTCCCAAGGAGAACCCGTACCT TGCTCACCTCGGTGGCGGACGTAGCCAGTCACCGGCTACTGGAGCCAATGGTGCGGGCAGCGGCAAGGTTGCCAACCCACTGGCGGGCCTTGTTCCGCGCAAAGTGACCGTCGACCAGGCCAAGGCGATTATG GACGGCGAACACAACCCGTTCAAGAACCTCACGCCCTTCTCCGCGCAGTACAAGAAGATCCTGAAGCAGCGCAAGACGCTCCCCGTGTACGACAAGATGCACGAGTTCCTCCAGATCTTCGAGGACAACCAGATCACAGTGATGGAGGGCCAGACGGGTTCGGGCAAGACGACACAGATTCCCCAGTTCGTCTGCTACGCCGACCTGCCGCAGCAGCGCGGAAAGATGGTCGCGTGTACGCAGCCGCGTCGTGTCGCCGCCATGTCGGTGGCGCAGCGTGTGGctgacgagatggacg TGCAGCTGGGCAAGCAAGTCGGTTACTCGATCCGTTTCGAGGACATGACCGAGCAGGGGACAACGTTCCTCAAGTACATGACGGACGGTATGCTTCTGCGTGAGGCGATGAACGACCCGTTGCTGGAGCGGTACTCGACCGTCattctcgacgaggcgcacgAGCGCACTCTGGCGACGGATATCCTCATGGGCCTCCTGAAGGAGGtggccaagaagcgccCCGACCTCAAGATCATTGTCATGTCGGCCACGCTTGATGTTGAAAAGTTCTCCAAGTACTTTGGCGACACGAACCCGACGGGCCGCGCGCCCGTCGTGCGCGTGTCGGGCCGCACGTTCCCCGTCGAGACATTCTTCACGCAGGAGCCAGAGCAGGACTACGTTGAGGCCGCTATCCGCACCGTCCTCTACATCcaccaggccgaggacgagggcgatgtGCTCCTCTTCCTGACTGGTGAAGAGGAGATCGAAGACGCGTGTAGGAAAATCCGCGCAGAAAGCGAGGAGTTGGAAAACAAGGGCATGGGCGGGCCAGTGCTCGTTGTCCCACTCTACTCGTCGCTTCCCCCacaccagcagcagcgcaTCTTCCAAGCAGCACCGCCTGCGCGCAACGGTCTCCCCGGACGCAAGGTCGTCGTGTCGACCAACATTGCTGAGACATCGCTCACCATTGACGGCATTGTGTACGTCGTCGACCCTGGGTTCTGCAAGCAGAAGGTGTACAACCCGCGTATCCGTGTCGAGTCGCTGCTGGTGACGCCCATCTCGAAGGCGTCGGCAATGCAGCGCGCAGGTCGTGCCGGTCGTACGCGCCCGGGCAAGTGCTTCCGCCTGTACACGGAGAAGGACTTtgtcaaggagctcgaagAGCAGACGCACCCCGAGATCCTGCGgtccaacctcgccaacacggtcctcgagctgctcaaaCTGGGCATCAAGGATCTCGTGCACTTTGACTACATGGACGCGCCAGCGCCCGAGACGATCATGCGTGCTCTCGAGCTGCTTCACTACCTCGCGGCACTGGACGACAACGGCGACCTGACACCGCTTGGCGAGATCATGGCCGACATTCCGCTCGACCCTCAGCTCGCCAAGATGCTCATTGTGTCTCCCGAATTTGGGTGCTCGAATGAGATGCTCTCGCTGGCATCCATGCTCTCTGTGCCCATGGTGTTCATGCGCCCAGCCAAccagcgcaaggaggcggaCCAGGCCAAGGCGCAATTCACGCACCCCGACGGCGACCACCTGACCCTCTTAAACGTCTACCACGCATACAAGCAgaacgaggccgacgccaagaacTGGTGCTGGAACAACTACCTCAACTTCCGctccctcgcccacgccgacaACGTCCGCACCCAACTCAAGCGTAACATGGAAAAGTGGGACCTTCCCCTTGTCTCCACCGCCTTTGAAGACAAGAACTACTGGAACAACATCCGTCAAGCCCTCTCGTGCGGTTTCTTCATGCAAGTCGCCcacaaggagggcgagaagggcTCGTACTCGACCATCAAGGACAACCAGGTCGTTCGTCTCCACCTCTCGTGCGGACTTGACCACACCCCCGACTGGGTCATCTACAATGAATTTGTCCTCACCACGGCCAGCTTTATTCGCACGGTCACTGAGGTCCGGCCCGAATGGCTGCTCGAGTACGCGCCGCAGTACTTTGACCCCGAGAGCTTCCCAGAGAACTCGGAGACGAGGCGTGCACTCCAGCGCGTCATTGCCAAGAAGACGGGTAAGAGCAGTAGCAGTGGCAAGCGGTCAaaggaggacaagaagaagcgcaaggagcgCTACTAG
- the SHP1 gene encoding uncharacterized protein (Domain present in Saccharomyces cerevisiae Shp1, Drosophila melanogaster eyes closed gene (eyc), and vertebrate p47), with product MSDDPKASGFTLDGRPVEDTLPENWGRPERREGRIGEWSDAPRPSPKKDAAESYIGGEKSGLAVQNPEQRGGGGGGGEDGELVNDILRQAASHGPAEEPEIPQYPWGNVGHTLGSDEVDSVQVGEAQEEEGETQTRTLTFWADGFSIEDGPLHAYDAPGNRELLRAIQAGRAPMGLFDVRFDQPLQIVVQQRTDEKYVSAPKVFRSFGGEGNRLGSITPEISGANTPVHRASPIPGAFPSTPAAAPKQDEGKIEVDASKPATNVQLRLSDGSRLVARVNLTHTVGDLRNYINAARPTNREYILQTTFPPRELPDTETVEQAKLQNAVVIQRLK from the exons ATGTCGGACGACCCGAAGGCAAGTGGATTCACGCTCGATGGGCGCCCAGTTGAAGACACGCTGCCGGAGAACTGGGGCCGGCctgagcggcgcgagggtCGGATCGGGGAGTGgagcgacgcgccgcgtccCTCGCCCAAGAAGGACGCGGCCGAGTCGTATATCGGTGGTGAGAAGAG TGGCCTGGCGGTGCAGAATCCGGAGCagcgcggaggcggaggcggaggcggcgaggacggggagCTCGTGAACGACATCCTGCGCCAGGCTGCGAGTCATGGACCAGCGGAGGAGCCCGAGATCCCACAGTACCCCTGGGGCAATGTGGGACACACGCTAGGAAGTGATGAGGTCGATTCTGTCCAGGTCGGTGAGGCgcaggaagaggagggcgagaccCAGACTCGTACCCTCACCTTTTGGGCGGACGGGTTTAGCATCGAAGACGGGCCTCTGCATGCGTACGACGCGCCGGGTAATcgcgagctcctccgcgcTATCCAGGCTGGCCGTGCGCCGATGGGCCTGTTTGATGTGCGCTTCGACCAGCCCCTCCAGATTGTCGTCCAACAGCGCACGGACGAGAAGTACGTGTCGGCGCCCAAGGTGTTCCGCTCTTttggaggagaggggaaCCGCCTCGGATCGATCACACCCGAGATCTCGGGCGCCAACACCCCCGTCCACCGCGCTAGCCCCATCCCCGGCGCGTTCCCTTCCACGCCAGCTGCTGCACCCAAGCAGGATGAGGGCAagatcgaggtcgacgcgtccAAGCCCGCGACCAATGTCCAGCTCCGCCTCTCTGACGGGTCCCGTCTCGTGGCCCGCGTCAATCTCACGCACACCGTTGGCGATCTCCGCAACTACATCAACGC TGCACGCCCCACGAACCGCGAGTACATCCTTCAGACGACGTTCCCTCCGCGCGAGCTACCGGACACTGAGACGGTCGAGCAGGCGAAGCTTCAGAATGCGGTCGTGATCCAGCGCCTGAAGTAG